The Oryza glaberrima chromosome 5, OglaRS2, whole genome shotgun sequence DNA segment CAGGATTATTTGCTTAAACGATATTTACACTAATGTGTGTGATACACGTGCCATCCATCGTTGAGTCCTGCAAACACAGGTTGAACATTCAAGTTTCTAAAATCAAAATTTAGATCAGTATTTGCATATGCTTCTGATGAGACTACGGTCAGAAATAGCAACCAACAAGCAACAACCAGGCAAGCAACATATGATTCTGCTCCCAAATAAAAACATCCACAAGCTAGCTACTTTCTGCATGTTATCCACAGTTCTGTACCTATCAATTGTTCGGTTCCAAGCAGACATGCGGGGCGCAGATGAGGATGGGGATGTTCAGGATCTTGTCATAATATAGTCGTCAGCTTGTAACTGACAGTTCATAACAAAACCAACAGATATCTCGTGATATTAAAAAGCCATGCGGCTAATGCATCTATTTCTACATAGGTTTCTGAGAATTATTGCCAACATCAGTTCTCTACTGTCCTAACTCAAATGCTCAGTTTGAAATTGGATGGTCAAGCGATGGCAAGAATGAATGCGATATAAATTTCCCAACAGGGTATTAATGTTTCTATTGACAGTCAACTGAACGCTGGATCTTGATTTTCATTTTGAATGGGCATACCGAACACCCAAAAGAACAGTTCTCTACTGCCTTATCCTACATGAACCCCTGCTAATGACCAAATGGAATAATCCAAATCCCATCAGGATATGCTACTATTTTGGCCTCAATAGCTGGCACACCAATCATTGTGCtctcacaaaaaagaaaaaaaaagagaaagaaaatcataACTGTCACTGAATTTGAAACAAATTGATGCGTACAGTACGAATATATATTTCTGAACAAATTGGAATTATATGTACTAATAGATATGATGCTTAAAGTTTACCACATTATAACATGATATTGTCAGATGCCATATTGCCACTTAATAGCTGAAACTGACGTGTACGAAGttgatttgataaaaaaaagggtCAGATAATGGCAACAGGAGGACTACATTATACTAGCTAATGAATGAGATAATTCTACAGCAGTAGTACTGTATAATAGTACAGGATAATGAATTTTCAGCATGAAACTTAAACCCATCCAGTTGTAGATGACTTCTACGGATAAGTACAAGAGTCTTTTTGCTATTGGTCAGAAACAATTAACAAAGTAGTTGGTTTCAATGGCTCATATGGCTACACGGTTTAGCCCAAAAACTATGGTCACATGACGTCTCTATCTCTCTTGGGAACGTCAATTTTCTGGACACCCCGTGAAGCACAAGGCAAATTAAGCTCGTTGAGTTTGACCATGCAATTCCTTCTTGAGGACGCATTCTAATCGATCCCAATGCAAGCAAACACATCACCAGAGCCAAAATTGGCTCCAAATTGATCACAAGTTCTCACCAAATTCATCCACCACACAACTAATTCCTTGGTTTGTCACTAATACATCATGTAGAAATTGGGAATTTgaaaaatgaaacaaacaaGAACAGCAATTCACAAAGTAAAGGAGCAGCAatcaagaaggaagaagatgattgGGGAGGCAACTCACATACTAGTAGGACGGCTGCGGCGGGACGGGGGTGTAATACCGGCCGGCCTCCTCGTCGATGCTGTCGGCGGGGCGGTGGAAGACGGcgtggaggaggacgatgacgacgccgacgagcagcGAGGTGAGGATGTTGACGGTGGcgccggtgaggaggaggaggacgagggtGAGCACGGAGAGCACCGCGAGAACGGCGCCCTCCCCGACGGCGCGGCCGCAGAGCGCGAGCGGCTCGTCGCGGAGGAAGTAGAGGAAGAGCCAGGCGACCATGCAGGCGAGGAAGACGATGAGGGAGACCGGGTGCCATAGCAGGGAGAGGAACACCACGGCGAGCACCACGATGGCGTAGTTCATGGAGAAGTGGCCCAGgttggcgcgcgcgcggcggtaCGCGCCGCCGAGCCCGCGCGGCACGGACGCCGCCCGCGGGTCGGCGAGctcccgccacggccgccgctccgccagcgccgtcgcgccgcgcgccttGGCGCGGGAGATGAAGTcgagcggggaggaggaggaggagcccgggGGCGGCTCGTCCGAGGACGAGGAGGTCGGGATGGTGCCATACTTCGAcatggcgcggaggcggaggcggcggacggtggccggcgccggcgagacgcggcgagggaggcgaagTGGACTTGAcgtggaggagagggagggagtctTGACTCTGGAAGGGGCGAAGCGACCGCCCAATTAATGGAGAGGAATGGcatgggtggggcccaccgcgACAGCTAGGTGGACACGTGGCGGTGGAGGTTACGGCAAGATCGTGGCCGTTGGTTTCGATTCGGGCCTAGTGAAGTTTTGGTTAGGCAATAGAAGGCCCAGAATGAATGGGCTTTTTCCTGGTAACTAAAATTGGCCCACACGTCAGGCATAGGTCCGTTGCGGCCCAACTAGTATGGGCCGCACATTAGGCGAGATCCAGTTTCGGCCCATGTAGTACGGGCCGCCATGCCATTCCGGCCTGATATAAACGGGGCTCCAGTTTGGCCTGGTCGCATTTCCGGCCCATGTTGTGATCTTCTGTTTATCAGCTGCTACGTGATGTGTGTTGTGTTGCCTGCTTGATTTTGCAAGTTTTGCTCGGCAAATTGAACTGAGATTCAAGTTGAGAAAAACTTGCAGTACCAATTGTTCATTTGTTTCTATTTACTCTCTTCGTTTCACAACATGATATCTTTTGGTCTCTTTATCTCTCGACTAAATTCACTAACattcatataaaatatatatgaagatcCATACATGAATCTGTTTAATAcataaaacgtcttataatataaaacaaagtactccctccgtttcgaaatgtttgacgccgttgactttttagcacatgtttaaccgttcgtcttattcaaaaaaaaagtaattattaattattttcctatcatttgattcattgctaaatatatttttatgtaggcatataattttacatatttcacaaaagtttttgaataagacgaacggtaaaacatgtgctaaaaagtcaacggtgtcaaacatttcgaaacggagggagtaagtaagTAGTGATTTACTATGAGGTGCTATGCTCATCCAATGTTGCTCTTCACAACGTCAATGGAACCCGCATCCGAAGAAAGGGATAGTCACTAGACGATTAAATCTCTATGTTTGAGTTTTAGTTTGCAATCTTGCTAGAGAGGCTGAAAATTTTGGATAGCATATGATCTGATCCTGTAAGACATAACCTTCCAAAATCTGTATTATGGTATCTTTTGACGTGGAGCAGGTCTACGTACACATAGAACTCATTTCACGCTTATGTTCTTACTTCATGTGCAATATGAAATAAACCATATATACTACAGTTGTAATGTGTTTGTTTATATGCTAGCTTGGACCTATATATCTACGTTGTTAACAAATAGACTAtgcactactaaaaaaatagCCACGAGAGTCTTTTTACTACTCGGTCGGGGTCTAGTGGCCGACTATGTGCAGAGATTCATTATCGTAGATGGCCGGTTGAGGACGTCACCTACGATAATGGATTTTCACAAGCGACATCATAAGCCAGCCGCCTATGAAACATAGCCACTATAAGGCCTTCTCCCCGAGACACACACATTTTATTCAAACTCTTTCTTCTAAAACAAGTAAAATGATGAAAGAGGAAGgcttttaactcaaaatttttCGTGGAGTTCGCTATCCTTAGACCCTTTGATTTGTAAAAGTAGGGAATTTGTAGGATTTTAATCCTACTTCCCCCATACTAATACATCGTGAGGGTTGCTATGGACAATATTAATGTCCGTTATCAGTGCAAGCTCATGATGTCCTAATCTTTTCCTCAAGAAAGTAACATATTTATTCTGGTATAGATTAGTTACTATAAGCTTCTTTACTAAGTAACCCCCTACCCCACTACTAAGGAATCCTAGCATCAAGCATCAAAT contains these protein-coding regions:
- the LOC127772814 gene encoding PRA1 family protein F3-like isoform X2: MSKYGTIPTSSSSDEPPPGSSSSSPLDFISRAKARGATALAERRPWRELADPRAASVPRGLGGAYRRARANLGHFSMNYAIVVLAVVFLSLLWHPVSLIVFLACMVAWLFLYFLRDEPLALCGRAVGEGAVLAVLSVLTLVLLLLTGATVNILTSLLVGVVIVLLHAVFHRPADSIDEEAGRYYTPVPPQPSY
- the LOC127772814 gene encoding PRA1 family protein F3-like isoform X1, which encodes MSKYGTIPTSSSSDEPPPGSSSSSPLDFISRAKARGATALAERRPWRELADPRAASVPRGLGGAYRRARANLGHFSMNYAIVVLAVVFLSLLWHPVSLIVFLACMVAWLFLYFLRDEPLALCGRAVGEGAVLAVLSVLTLVLLLLTGATVNILTSLLVGVVIVLLHAVFHRPADSIDEEAGRYYTPVPPQPSY